CAAAAATCCTCCAACGTCATCCTAAGCCAGCACAGTTAAAGCACCAACGTCCTTATGGGGACCAACCAAGAGCTTTCTGAGGGGAAGGGCAAGGCGGATAATAATTGATCAAGATAGAACTTGTTTGGTCTTTGAAGTAGCTGCTGAACCTGTTTTCTGGTAACCCCAGCTTTTCGACTTTTCGAGCATATTCTTCACAAGCAATCCTAGTCAGGGCGGTACATTAGATCATATATATCAAGTTCCAAATATAAGTTTGGCTTATTATAACCTTAGTGATCACATGAGTTGCCTGTATTCCCGAGGATACTTGGGCCATTGGTTATACCATTTGGTCTCTTCCTTGTCCTCGGGTTCAGGCGAAGCGGGGGCTAAAGTAGGCTCCTCCACTGTTAAATCAAACACCTCATTTCAGTCTCTGACATTTTTAGTATGCATGTCATAGTAACCCAACAAGCTTTTTGCATCCCTCCGAAccttccacttctcctccaAAGGCAGAGCAAAGAACTTCCTAGCAGCAATCTCAATCTTCTCTGGCTTAAATACCACCCAATGATTGATCACTTGGAAGAACCCCCCAGTCTATGCATGCCTTGCCTTTTTCTATAACAAGCTCTTCAATGGATTTCGAGTCGACATTGGAGTCTGGTGAGTTTATTGGAGAGAGGCCAATCAAGGGTATTCCATCGGCTTCGGTGATGGAGAGTTTAGGTCTGTGATCAGGGTCTTGGATGAAATCTAGATCAACTTCTCCCAAAGCAGTGGAGGCAACAAGTATATTGACTTGtaggttttaaaattttggatgGATgtcaattttgtgtttttatggtAAACTTTTTCTTTGCTGTGAGCTCATTGCAGACTAATAATTTGTTGTAGGGTATTAGTTTATGATTTAAATAAGTAGGATggattaaaacagattgtatcAGTTTACTCTACTCgcaataaaatttacaaaattattaGTCCATTCAGAACTAAGCCAAGGTCTTTTGTCACTTGAGTAATGTACTATTGTTACTTGTACCCCGTTTGCTAATTGTATTGCAAATCACGTCTCTCGGAAGTTATAGCATGCGTACGCCTCAGATCAGAAGATAAATCAGGTTCCAGATTTGTGTTCAACCCTTAAATTCATAGGTTACAATTAATTTCAATGCGATCAGAGCTACGTTCTTTGCTTGATAAGGACATAGAATAGGAGTAATTATTGTTATTAATAGAGTTGAAGGGGTTCTCTTAAATTCGTTCATAGTCATTGAAGCAGAAAAATATTACCGATTTTATTGAAACATTAAGCAGCCCATGTCCACAAGTTCGTTACAAGCTCTCTATACAGCATGGCATTATTTTTGGAACTGATatacaaaaggaaaaagaactaACATTACTTTCACCCAGTCATACTCTTTAGGATCCAACCCACTTATTCTGATACCCGGAAATGATGAATTTGGATGTTCTCGACATTAAGTTTCTTGAAATTACTGAGCTTTCTGTTAGTCATAAACTTGCCCCAGCTGTAGGGCTTATACTTGGCAGGGTTTTGCTCATTTGTCAGCTCCTCCAAAGGCTTGATTAGTGTGTAGTGTGATGGATTGAGGAAGTAAGGAATAGAAAATCGTTCCTTCACCGAGTTCACCATAACCCTGTGTTCCACACTCTGATATTTTTCATTGGTCCAAACCTGCATAAAACATATCCATTTGGTATGTGAAGTGATTCGATGCGTGTTTCTTTTGAGCATAATAAGTTTGTATGAAGTTTGAAGAGTGAAACCTGAATGCTGTCACCAACATTGATGATATAGGCATTTGGGGTGGGCTTGACCCGAATCCATGCTCCGTCTGTTTTCCTCCTCACTTCCAACCCTCCGACATCATCTTGTGCCAGCACGGTTAAAGCACCGCCATCCTTGTGGCGGCCGACACCAAGAGCTAACTGAGGGGAAGGACAAGCCGGATAGTGGTTGAGTCTGATAGAACTTGTTTGGTCTTTGAAATAGTTACTAAACCTGTCTTCTGGCAAGCCTAGGCTCAAGGCAATAAGTCCCATCAACTTCAGAGCTAGCTTTTCGACTTCTTGAGCATATTCCTCACATACCTCCCTGGTCAAAGAAGTGCATTACATCATATAAATGAATTGTGGCAAGTGAgatgtgtttttttctttttcttttttaactatAGGATGGTAGGTGTAATTGACCCTATGAATCCTAAACTTTTTCTTCCTATTAACAATTTATGATTAGCTAAATCTATTCATACTAATCGATGAATTACCTGAACTCCGGAGGATACTCGGGCCATTGGTTATACCACTCAGTCTCTTCCTTGTCCTCGGGTTCAGGCGAAGCCGGGACTAAAGTAGGCTCCTCCACTGTGAAATCAAACACCTCCTTCCAGTCTCTGACATTCTTCGTGCGCTCGCTGTCATAGTAACCCAACACGCTTTTTTCATCCCTCCGGATCTTCCTCTTCTCCTCCAAAGGCAGAGCAAAGAACTTTCTAGCAGCAGTCTCAATCTTTCGGAGCTTATCCAGTACAACCCCATGGTTTATCACTTGAAAAAAGCCCCACTCCCGGCATGCATTACCTATTTCCCTAACAATCTCTTCAACGAGTTTAGGGTCAGTAGCGGAGTCTGGGGAGCTTATCGGAGACAAGTCGATCAAGGGAATGCCCTCGACTTCGGCAATGGAGAGTTTAGGCCTGTGATCAGGGTCCTGGATGAAAGCTGGATCAACTTCTCCCATGCCTAATAATGCTGGTTTAAGAAAGGAgtttttttttgcaagaagaGCTAGCCAGTTGATGCAAATCAATGCAACAATTGGTAAGTTTTATAGTGTCAGTGGCGGAATTTTAATCTTGAATGTGGACGGTTTTTGGTAAATTCCTAGGTGGGGCTTGCCTAGTGCTGCACGATTTTGCTTTGGATGGCTGTGACGTTTTCTCATTTTATTCTCTGCTATGATGCCATTGCATACGTAGACCAACATATTTGGAACCAAAACCAACTTGACGAAACTgtacaaagaaagggaaaaaactTGAAACTTATTCCCATATTTTTAACTATTCATCTGCATGTATAGATGCAAATTGTATTCTTCCTCAATACCAAAGGAGGGCATCGTGTATGTGTTGTTTTCATGACATACCTGATATCTTCATGTGTCATGTCGTATAATACTCATTacccgttaaagaaaatatatatcaaatcaataaataagcAAATAAAAAACGTAAGTGAGATCAAAGAACCCAACGGCAAGGATTTAATCTCACATAAGTTAGATTAAATCATACGACTATTGTTGTGGTAtgattttttaacaattttttttaattaatgtaaaagtgtgaaaaatataaaatgtatatataaacaattgTAATGACAAGCTCAACAACTTGAAGAGATCAACTCCACTACCATAATCCCATAAACCATAGATTTGAATTTAACTGCTGATTTTCGCTTATGTTTATGCTCCAATCTTCAAATCGGAtttcgtattttttttttttgttcatgtcATTTTTCTTGAAAATGTGATCTTTTAGATGATGCAGAAAGATGAACAGTACAgatcgttgatattatattCTAATTTTTATAGTTAGTGAATATATTATTCGGAGTTAAGTCTCTAGAAATTATATAACATCGATTCATGTTTCATTTGACTGTAAACATTCTAACATGATATCAACAATCTGAATATTTCATTTTTTGCATCCGCTAAAAGTTCATGTTTTCAAAGCGAAACtctgaaaaatgaaattcagtgaGAAGAATAGAGTGTAAACAACAATTGACGGttaacaagtgattatatatatatatatatatatatgtgttttttttttattcattttcacATCTCTTCATTagttattatgaatttttattaattttgcgcTCAACTAATAAACACTATTCATGAttgtttggagggttttaaaaatctaaacgacgaTATAACCATTGTCTAAGCTTAGAGGAAGCAGTCACGAACGTTTGTATATTCTTttaacatttttcacacttttacattaattattatcaatttttatttattttgaaatcctcctaaaaacactgttcatgagggtttgtaggattttaaaaatctaaacgataataTACTCATCCTCAAAGCACAAAGAATGAGATCACAagtgtttgcatattttttcaccttttttcacacttataaattaattattatgaattttttaatgtgctttggtatttttaaattgctTATTTTTAAGGTGCTTTGGAATTTTATAATAACAACTATGTGAGATTAAATACTATGGCTATTGTAGTAAGATTTTCTATTAGTTTAattgtagacattgaaatttcagtgaaataaatgttgatcaatgtattaaaattacaacatttattcatttcacctacatcagaCATTCATTTCAtctacaacttccacttacttcatctacatcacacactcatttcacctacaacttccacttacttcaccaacctcacacacttacttcactaacatcacacacttatttcacctacaacatccactcacttcaccaaaaaaaatggatggtggtgattcattctcttgGCCTATAAATAGCCTTCTCCATCAAAGGAAAAGGGGAGGAATGgatatcacaccaaaaccttgaagctttgaaattctaaagctctcaagcaaatcccgaagcatcaagaaagctctcttcgttcttcgttaaatcctccttcaagatcaagccccgacggcccttgaagaacttccaccaactcaagatcaagccccaacggcccttgaagaaagtgctCATCGCTCATCATCCGTTTATCCCAAGAttaagccccaacggccctttggatcaacaacatcaacaaatccacacatccaactgtttttcaagatcaagcccttgaagatccactcatccatcaaccttcaagatcaagcccaaaagcccttgaaaaaACCCACAcaaccattcttcaagatcaagccccgacgacccttgaagaaagtgttcatcgttcatcattcGTTCATCCCAAGATCAAGTCCCaatggccctttggatcaacaacatcaacaaatccacacatacaaccgttcttcaagatcaagcccaaaagctcTTGAAGAtatgctcatccatcaaccttcaagatcaagcccgacgacccttgaagaaatccgcacaaccattattcaaagatcaagccccgacgacccttgaagaagcTCCCACCTGTTCAttctaagatcaagccccaacggccctttggatcaacaacttcaagatcaagcccaaaagccctcgacgATCTATTCATCcctgttcttcaagatcaagccccaacgacccttgaagaaacttctaactgttcatccaagatcaagcctcaacagcccttggatcaacaacacgtCAACAAACCAACATCTTACGGAGATCAAATCAGAAgaccaaattacaaagagattgtaaccccaaaatcattaaatcaatacaaatattatttttgtaaacgtgttcttgtttcaggaattttcgtgtttacattAACATTATCAAATTAACCTTTTTCTTATCGGGTTAAAACAGGTTACCTATGGGTAAACCTGTTAAGAAATTATTAACGAGTTGTTAACGTGTGAGCCAATAACGACACGATTAGTTAATGTGTTAACCCGAAACTTGTTATTTTTGTGTCGTTTCGGGTTGGGTAAAAAAGTTGTATAAGATATTACTAGGTCTAAGCTAAAGTGAGGAAGGCCACAAGTGTTGTCCCGTCCTCGAATTtcactatttattttttttgtatttcatattttcaataaattattattattttccttGAATTATAGAGTTTTAATTACTTAGttacaaagtttgattttttgtgTAATTAGTTATTAAAAATTCCTAGACCTTTCGGGGTCACTCTTAGTATTTTGGGATATAGCTCAATCGTAGGAGTGCATAGGCGAAAACCAAGCACGAATAAGAATTATAATTAAGAAGTCAGagtctataaaaaaaatgaagaaatcaGAGGCATTTTAAGTTTAGGGGCAATTTGATAATTTTCCTCCTAAACCTCTAATAAAAACCCTTGTAGCCAATTAGAACAAGACAAACTTGAGTTGGGTCCGTTTTTACCTGGTTTTGGACTTGCAACCCATGAAATATCACCATACTGTTTTTCCTTAATTCAACCTCTATTTAGGTGATCTTGGTGTCTATAGAAGGCTTTTGACGATTCGAATGTCCTGATGGTGttggatttttcaaaattttacccACTTTTCTGAGTCGAAGCAGCAAAGTCTAAGGTTTTTATCGCGGTTTTCCCTTTTTCTGATAATCCAGCAACCATTTTCGTcaagtgaggtatgaaacttcatccATCCTACACGATGTTTAGGTTGTATGCTTGGTTCCTATGTTAATATATGTTTTAGAGTAGGGACTTTAGAAACGtatgtgggaccatgatttttcaaGGCTAGAGTAAGGTTGATACGAATACTGTTATCTCAGAAGTCTAGTTATGTAATCACCAGCTTTGGGCGAAGCTGTATCAAACGGAACAGTGTGCCACCATCACTCTACTCCAAGGCAATAGGAAGAGTCTTGGTGACTTCGTTGGACGACTATGCTTGTTTCGTAAGACACGTGATTTGATTCAGATTTAGACACAATCAGATCCTATAAGTCTTAGAGTCCCTacggtaccgtttggtacgtgggacgcgacggaacagagtgggacaaggcgttccgtcccaagtttggtgcgcctaaaacgggtggaacgagctgttccacggaacaagttttgggtgaattttcgttccacctcacccccctggaacgactcgttccacctcaccccactggaacgactcgttccacatccgtggaacacaaaattataacctctccgtttccttcttcttcctccttgtttccattcgagggcatctttgctcccgctccgttccgttccgtcctgtcccgtcccgtcccgtcacattctgttccgtcccgtctcgtctgcataccaaacgatacctacaATCTAGGGATAGCTGTGCGCCACAAGTAATCACAACTCCTAAAATGATACAATATCTACTTACTAGATATCCTTTAGGATTCTCTCGGTTTAGAACAAGGATTTTATCCTAAAAATGTCTCTGTCCCACAGTATGAATACACCCATCTAGGGTTTATCTACGATAATGAAATCTATACACTTAAATTCTCTTGCCCACTGCTTGAGTCTAaaaatcattcactaacttAACCATCGGAGAGCCTTTGGTTGGCATACCCCCGACTAAGGTTTTCTTACGGTTGTTTTACTATTTTGCATGCATAAGTTTACTTGGATTTGCACTCAACCATTGATCACGGAGGTGCCCAAATTTGGTTATAATAACCTAGAAATCCAATTTTCCCGGTGGTTTAGGCCCGTTTCCAACTAGCATTGATCATTGGGATAGTTATGAAATTTGGTGTGATTTGAATATAGTCAAAAAATTGGGTTTCCGTTCGCCAGAAACTGCTGCATACGGCAACGCATGGCCAATGTCCCGAATTTTTCCTTTTAGGATAATTGCAATGCCCTGAATCTATTTTGGTATCCATTTGATGCAATTCCGTTGTTTAAACTTATTTTCTAAATGGCCGCCACTTTACCTTTATGGTAGGCAAAGATCCAGTTGTTGGATCGttatgaaactttagtatgttgttACGTGAATTAATTTAGGACTTTAAGGATTTATGAATCGCAAATTTGATGTGCATATCTTCTAGATTAGACTACATAAGGTTGTTGACCATACCGTTAACAATGTTGACCGAGGGTTGACTTTTGATCAATTGTCCTGAATCGCTTTTTAAATACTGAAATTAGTATTTTTGGAGACCTAATAGAGTTTAACAGGCTTACTCCAATCAATGGCCATCCAGGAGATGTGCACCTGGGTTTGCGTGCAAGAGGCACTTTACCTTGATTTATGTGTTTATTGAACTTCTATATGATATAGATATGTGTGATTGCTAGTATGAAAAGATGTTCTAGGAACCATATTAGAGGTATTTTGTAGAACTCGTATATCTATATGTACTTGGTTGTCATGTGAAATTGATAATGTATATGCCCACATTgtaaatcataggtgttgatgTATGAGGTATGATGTGTGATGATGCGACTGCACCATATAACAGtatggtacatggatggtcctacttggttaatctgcattgACAGACCATACTGTTATGTGAATGACTATGGTCTTGCATGGTTAATCCGCATTAGTGGACCCTACGCATTTTAGGGGTGACTCCACCTGGTTAGTCCGCACTGACCCCACCTGGTTAGTCCACATTGGGGGAGAGGGTCACTGGCTACCTGGTTACATTATTTCAATTGGTGGTCCTGCCTGGTTAATCTGCATTGTGAGACCACAATATTGGAGCCATGCATATGGTCTTGCTTGATTATATGTTTAGCATATCCAAATAATAGGTTATTTGGAGATTAATATATAAGTTATTCAACAAATATTAGTCATGAAAAATAATCTGCCAGTATAGTTTCATTACACTTTCATCAATTATATAACTTCACCAATATTTGATTTCTCAACGAATTTTTCTGAAATTGACACTTTATCCATGAATTGAGATTTATCATTAAAACATGCAAATAGACACTATAGTAGAAAGctataaatgaagaagaaaacctacatgtatttttaattttcgtgCCAGTATAATTTAAACAAAACGATGAACCTTCCCATACCAACATCACAATCAATAAGTTAAAGTATGAATTTCATTTACCTGGTATTGAAATCATGAATATAGCCAAATCGTCAATTGAGAAGTTCTTGAGGATCAAACTATTTACAATTGCAAGACTATGTTACACCTTTTGGCGAAAAACAAATCATGCATAAAAGACGCCTACATGACATTGCCAAACCATGAAATACACAAActacatgataggagcatatttatgcgattttgttatcttatttctttgcatttatttagttaatttctatttattgtagtaatttaagttatttttgtattattgtaggtccaattggtaaagatgacaataaattgcaaaatggagcaatttggagcagttttggacttggattggacaacatgcgtggatagcatatgggttgaacatttttggtgtttaaatggtgctagacatgtgctaaaatctggagaaattaaagttgaggcttagaaggcaaggaattacacaagaaagaggaatcctagttggagaggaactttatcttatcctatcctatgtTATCTTATCTTATCGTATCCAatattatcttatcttatctccaattgcaaggaggaatcctaatcacattccaacactctctacctgatttttagagtcctaaattaattcaaaatgccaaaaccttttccttcttggatttagccattcccccccccccccccccccaatatATATATGGAATTCCTGCAGAGATTTAGAGTTGccatgcctaccattcatccattgaagttgttggaatttttagagttctttctatctttattttaaatttcaacgtttattttagattgctttttaGTTAtaatgaacatgtgtaactaagtttctttttagctagaggagaattcgaagccatgatcatatgttttatataaattgattacatccagttattgtttcataaaacatgaatgcaatttacttatctgctttatagagaacttattcttgtatgtttattaagggtgcacacttagtttgcatgcagggatttgatggtagaatataagggaatttcacctaatcgttatgaagtTATATTtctaagtagtaaaagtcactagtcatgattgagttaagtaaattcttgataggagtatcatgcttttcatagttacgaaagctttgtcaatgcttatgattttcacagaacttattGATATTTGAGaagtatctctatcatgcttttcatagttagggaacttgagaagaataatttggttgcgtcgctgagtccaattcaatgaacttaggaaaatttaagagttaattagtgttgtttaCAATTAATTTGGAACTAAATCAAACTCGACCCACATACCATTTAGGAATTTAACACCCGAAATAAAGTAGAGAACTCGAAATGAGGATCAATTATATGTATAGAGGTTGGTTTTTACCTGTAAGACTGAGAGAGAGGTGACAAATCGAGAAGATGGGTGGTGGGGTGATTGGGTTCTGTAAGTCTGGGATGTTGTCAAAGTTGCTAGGCCGTCGTGGTGGTCGCCAAGGCCATCATGATGTCGGGGTGGTGGAGGGGAAGGGACGATGCACTCAAGACGGCAAGAGGGGTGACAAATTGAGAAGATGGGTGATGGGGTGACTGGGTTCTGTAAGTCTGGGATGTCAAATCGAGACGACGAGATAGAGGTGACAAATCAAGAAGATGGTGGTCGCCAAGGCCGTTGTGATGTTGGGGTGTTGGAGGGAAGGGGACGACGCACTCGAGACGACGAGAGAGACTCAAGTTATAGAGTTGAATTTGATAGGTCGAGGACAAGGAAACATAAAACCAACGATGAAGATTGGATGGAGATCAATCTCGTTCGTCCATTCTAATTACAAATGGGCCGGTCCGGATATCTACGATTCCTATACTTCAAGAACCAGCCCGAAACGAAATTTCTAAGGCCTGCCCCGCCCCTCCCCGTTTCTTTTCTTACAAAATTAGAAACGGGCCCGTACCCACCCTAAAACCTCGATTACTCGCCCCGACCTGCGGTTCCTATACttgtttgcccacccctagtttCCATTAATTAATCCAAACGTACAATTTCTACCTTACTGTTACAAGTTGCTGATTGTGTTCTAAgaatttccttcaatttcgtatAACACTTGAATAAGCTCAATCTAAATGTGACTATTTACATAACTAAACAAATAGAACTTAAAGATCTGAGGTCACTCATGCTGCAGGCATAGAGGTCGAAATGACAACGTACGACAAGTAGAGTAGCCCATCCTGGATTTTGCTCAAAGCTGTGGTCTGGTCATCATGGAGATGTTTAGAGAAAGTACTTGCTTTTTCTTGGATCGATGTCTGTGAGAGCTCTTCGTGGGATTCCTCAGAAGCACCCTTTATGGCTGCTAGATAAGCTGCGGCAACATCAGACATACCTGTAAAGTTCATCAAAAATCAAACTGTCAAAAAAAATATCTTTGCTACATGAAATAAACACGGCATCAAAGACCTCAGAAGTGCACGGTATTGATAGGTTTCATTAATCCACTGTGAAACAAAATCATCAAGAATTCAGTCTAAAAGCATAAAGAAAAGACACGAGGGTTTAGGAGACATAGGAATTAGCACCCCAAACGATAACATATTTGGGTTCAATACGTTGCTGTATCCATGAGGATTATCTTCCCAATGATGCAACAAACCAGTCACCTAGTAGCTAACCAGTCTACATTGAGCAACTGAGTAGCAATAAGCGATTAGATCTCAGA
This genomic stretch from Pyrus communis chromosome 2, drPyrComm1.1, whole genome shotgun sequence harbors:
- the LOC137726584 gene encoding protein LATERAL BRANCHING OXIDOREDUCTASE 1-like, which codes for MGEVDPAFIQDPDHRPKLSIAEVEGIPLIDLSPISSPDSATDPKLVEEIVREIGNACREWGFFQVINHGVVLDKLRKIETAARKFFALPLEEKRKIRRDEKSVLGYYDSERTKNVRDWKEVFDFTVEEPTLVPASPEPEDKEETEWYNQWPEYPPEFREVCEEYAQEVEKLALKLMGLIALSLGLPEDRFSNYFKDQTSSIRLNHYPACPSPQLALGVGRHKDGGALTVLAQDDVGGLEVRRKTDGAWIRVKPTPNAYIINVGDSIQVWTNEKYQSVEHRVMVNSVKERFSIPYFLNPSHYTLIKPLEELTNEQNPAKYKPYSWGKFMTNRKLSNFKKLNVENIQIHHFRVSE